A single Natrinema sp. HArc-T2 DNA region contains:
- a CDS encoding Hsp20/alpha crystallin family protein, whose translation MTLEQFTREEGQLARRYEYDDATVMAVDFGSEATEASVDVVDDTVIIVVADDQYEIDLPDSVEDAHTFMKNGVLTVELEDER comes from the coding sequence ATGACTCTCGAGCAATTCACCCGTGAAGAGGGGCAGTTAGCCCGTCGGTACGAGTACGACGATGCCACGGTGATGGCCGTCGACTTCGGCAGCGAGGCGACTGAGGCCTCGGTCGATGTCGTCGACGATACCGTCATCATCGTCGTCGCTGACGACCAGTACGAGATCGATCTTCCCGACAGCGTCGAAGACGCGCACACGTTTATGAAAAATGGCGTGCTCACTGTCGAACTGGAGGACGAACGATGA
- a CDS encoding CDC48 family AAA ATPase: MKLTVKPLKQKDAGRGLAAIDRVSMNELGLENGDYIVISGNGDGQAVARVWPGYPEDEGRGIVRIDGRLRQEANVGIDDSVTVEPADVKPAKSVTVALPQNLRIRGDIGPLVRDKLSGQAVTEGQTVPFSLSFGPMASSGQSVPLKIAGTSPSGTVVITDSTSIEISETPAEQVSAGGAPSAEGVPNVTYEDIGGLDEELDQVREMIELPMRHPELFQQLGIEPPKGVLLHGPPGTGKTLMAKAVANEIDAHFETISGPEIMSKYYGESEEQLREVFEEAEENAPAIIFIDELDSIAAKREEAGGDVERRVVAQLLSLMDGLEERGRVTVIGATNRVDALDPALRRGGRFDREIEIGVPDKEGRKEILQVHTRGMPLDESIDLEHYAENTHGFVGADLESLARESAMNALRRIRPELDLESEEIDADVLESLEVGEDDFKEALKGIQPSAMREVFVEVPDVTWNDVGGLSDTKERLRETIQWPLDYPEVFEQLDMEAAKGVLMYGPPGTGKTLLAKAVANEAQSNFISIKGPELLNKYVGESEKGVREVFEKARSNAPTVIFFDEIDSIAGERGQRQGDSGVGERVVSQLLTELDGLEELEDVVVIATTNRPDLIDSALLRPGRLDRHVHVPVPDEDGRKKIFEVHTRDKPLAESVDLEWLAAETEGYVGADIEAVCREASMAASREFINSVDPDEMDDTIGNVRVGKEHFEHALEEVSPSVTPETREQYEELEEEFQQAEPTQDEQLGRTFQ, translated from the coding sequence ATGAAACTCACCGTCAAACCACTCAAACAGAAAGACGCGGGCCGTGGACTGGCTGCGATCGACCGCGTCTCGATGAACGAACTCGGCCTCGAGAACGGCGACTACATCGTCATCTCGGGCAACGGTGACGGCCAAGCCGTCGCGCGCGTCTGGCCCGGCTATCCCGAGGACGAGGGACGCGGGATCGTCCGGATCGACGGTCGTCTCCGACAGGAGGCCAATGTCGGGATCGACGACAGCGTCACCGTCGAACCTGCCGACGTCAAACCCGCCAAGTCGGTCACCGTTGCGCTGCCACAGAACCTCCGCATTCGAGGGGACATCGGCCCGCTCGTCCGCGACAAGCTAAGCGGTCAGGCCGTCACCGAGGGCCAGACAGTACCGTTCTCGCTGTCGTTTGGCCCGATGGCCAGCTCCGGCCAGTCGGTCCCGCTGAAGATCGCAGGCACCTCGCCGTCGGGGACCGTCGTCATCACGGACTCGACCAGCATCGAGATCTCTGAGACGCCGGCCGAACAGGTCAGCGCCGGCGGCGCCCCGTCCGCCGAGGGCGTCCCGAACGTCACCTACGAGGACATCGGCGGCTTAGACGAGGAACTCGATCAGGTCCGCGAGATGATCGAGCTGCCGATGCGCCACCCCGAGCTGTTCCAACAGCTTGGCATCGAGCCGCCGAAAGGCGTCCTCCTGCACGGCCCGCCGGGCACCGGGAAGACGCTGATGGCGAAGGCCGTCGCCAACGAGATCGACGCCCACTTCGAGACGATCTCCGGCCCGGAGATCATGTCGAAGTACTACGGTGAAAGCGAGGAGCAACTCCGCGAGGTCTTCGAGGAGGCAGAAGAGAACGCCCCCGCGATCATCTTCATCGACGAACTCGACTCGATCGCCGCCAAGCGCGAGGAGGCCGGTGGCGACGTCGAACGGCGCGTGGTCGCCCAGCTCCTCTCGCTGATGGACGGCCTCGAGGAACGGGGCCGGGTCACCGTCATCGGCGCGACCAACCGCGTCGACGCGCTCGACCCCGCACTTCGGCGTGGCGGTCGTTTCGACCGCGAGATCGAGATCGGCGTCCCGGACAAGGAAGGCCGCAAGGAGATCCTGCAGGTCCACACCCGCGGGATGCCCTTGGACGAGTCCATCGACCTCGAACACTACGCCGAGAACACCCACGGCTTCGTCGGGGCCGACTTAGAGAGCCTGGCCCGTGAGAGCGCGATGAACGCGCTCCGGCGCATCCGGCCCGAACTCGACCTCGAGAGCGAGGAGATCGACGCCGATGTCCTCGAGTCGCTGGAGGTCGGCGAGGATGACTTCAAAGAGGCACTCAAGGGCATCCAGCCCTCCGCGATGCGCGAGGTCTTCGTCGAGGTCCCCGACGTCACGTGGAACGACGTCGGCGGCCTGAGCGATACCAAAGAGCGCCTGCGCGAGACGATCCAGTGGCCGCTCGACTACCCCGAAGTCTTCGAGCAGCTAGACATGGAGGCCGCCAAGGGCGTCCTCATGTACGGTCCACCGGGCACCGGGAAGACCCTGCTCGCGAAGGCCGTCGCCAACGAGGCCCAGTCGAATTTCATCTCGATCAAAGGCCCCGAACTGCTCAACAAGTACGTCGGCGAGTCCGAGAAGGGCGTCCGTGAGGTCTTCGAGAAGGCGCGGTCGAACGCCCCGACCGTGATCTTCTTCGACGAGATCGACTCGATCGCGGGCGAACGCGGCCAGCGCCAGGGTGACTCCGGCGTCGGCGAACGCGTCGTCTCCCAGCTGCTGACCGAACTCGACGGCCTCGAGGAACTCGAGGACGTCGTCGTCATCGCCACGACCAACCGCCCGGACCTGATCGACAGCGCCCTGCTGCGTCCCGGTCGACTGGATCGCCACGTCCACGTGCCGGTCCCCGACGAGGACGGTCGCAAGAAGATCTTCGAGGTCCACACCCGCGACAAACCACTGGCCGAATCGGTCGACCTCGAGTGGCTCGCCGCCGAGACGGAGGGCTACGTCGGTGCCGACATCGAGGCGGTCTGTCGCGAGGCCTCGATGGCCGCCAGCCGCGAGTTCATCAACTCGGTCGACCCCGACGAGATGGACGACACGATCGGGAACGTCCGCGTCGGCAAAGAGCACTTCGAGCACGCACTCGAGGAGGTCAGTCCGAGCGTGACCCCCGAGACGCGCGAGCAGTACGAGGAACTCGAAGAGGAGTTCCAGCAGGCCGAACCGACCCAGGACGAACAGCTCGGTCGGACCTTCCAGTAA
- the bcp gene encoding thioredoxin-dependent thiol peroxidase, with product MLDVGDEAPPFELPNQHGETISGSDFEGQRLVVYFYPRANTDGCTTEACAFNDALSEFAARDAAVVGISDDPVDDLADFAAEYDLEFDLLSDELGEVATLYESYGEKRMFGKTFDGVFRNTYVVGPDGRIEAVYEGVSPEGHADEVLAALEPVDVAH from the coding sequence ATGCTTGATGTCGGTGACGAGGCACCACCGTTCGAACTGCCAAACCAGCACGGCGAGACGATCAGCGGCTCGGATTTCGAGGGCCAACGGCTCGTCGTCTACTTCTATCCCCGCGCGAACACGGACGGGTGTACCACTGAAGCCTGCGCGTTCAACGACGCGCTCTCGGAATTTGCAGCCCGCGATGCTGCTGTCGTCGGCATCAGCGACGATCCCGTCGACGATCTTGCCGACTTCGCAGCCGAGTACGACCTCGAGTTCGATCTCCTCTCGGACGAACTCGGCGAGGTCGCGACGTTGTACGAGTCCTACGGCGAGAAACGAATGTTCGGCAAGACCTTCGATGGCGTCTTCCGCAACACCTACGTTGTCGGCCCTGACGGCCGCATCGAGGCGGTCTACGAGGGTGTTTCGCCCGAGGGCCACGCCGACGAGGTGCTGGCGGCGCTCGAGCCGGTCGACGTTGCACACTGA
- the priS gene encoding DNA primase small subunit PriS, with protein sequence MEERTRAYLRGRFRDHYRRTEITPPPAANEREWGYIPWTDGPDTTMVRHRSLLELGDLSEFLVRKRPRHVYFSAGRFRDPGASSMHEKDWQAADLVFDLDADHLPSVTLGEDSYAEMLAKCKDALGRLLEFLEDDFAFEDLEIVFSGGRGYHVHVRDENVLHLEREHRREIVDYVRGIGLEYDELIETETVAGLGRKTPTERRTLQVEGGWGARIHDHFMAFIDELLAMEEDAALERLQTFDGIGEGKATATLNAARNNREGLEAGNVTVHTAIAQLAERFASKAVERDNAPIDEPVTTDTNRLIRLPGSLHGGSGLKTVRLARDEIDDFDPLVDAVPETFVGHEIAVDVTDGGEVELGGDSFTVQEGDQSLPEYVAVFLMARGRAEKEKE encoded by the coding sequence ATGGAAGAGCGAACGAGGGCCTACCTTCGCGGGCGATTTCGTGACCATTATCGACGGACGGAGATTACGCCGCCGCCCGCGGCCAACGAACGCGAGTGGGGCTACATCCCCTGGACGGACGGCCCGGATACGACGATGGTCCGCCACCGTTCGCTACTCGAGTTAGGCGATCTCTCGGAGTTTCTCGTCCGCAAGCGCCCGCGCCACGTCTACTTTTCGGCGGGGCGCTTTCGCGATCCCGGCGCGAGTTCGATGCACGAAAAGGACTGGCAGGCTGCCGACCTCGTCTTCGACTTAGACGCCGACCACCTGCCGTCGGTCACGCTCGGTGAGGACAGCTACGCCGAGATGCTCGCAAAATGTAAGGACGCCCTCGGTCGTCTCCTCGAGTTCCTCGAGGATGACTTCGCCTTCGAGGATCTCGAGATCGTCTTCTCGGGCGGGCGGGGCTATCACGTCCACGTCCGCGACGAGAACGTCTTGCACCTAGAGCGGGAACACCGCCGCGAGATCGTCGACTACGTCCGGGGGATCGGCCTCGAGTACGACGAACTGATCGAGACCGAGACCGTCGCCGGCCTGGGGCGAAAGACCCCGACCGAGCGGCGCACCCTCCAGGTCGAGGGCGGCTGGGGAGCTCGCATCCACGACCACTTTATGGCCTTCATCGACGAGTTGCTCGCAATGGAAGAGGACGCAGCCCTCGAGCGCCTCCAGACCTTCGACGGCATCGGCGAGGGGAAAGCGACGGCGACGCTGAACGCGGCTCGCAACAACCGCGAGGGCCTCGAGGCGGGTAACGTCACCGTCCACACTGCGATCGCACAGTTGGCCGAGCGGTTCGCGAGCAAAGCCGTCGAGCGGGACAACGCGCCCATCGACGAACCCGTCACGACGGATACGAACCGACTCATCCGGCTGCCGGGCAGTCTCCACGGCGGCAGCGGACTGAAAACGGTCCGTCTCGCACGCGACGAAATCGACGATTTCGACCCGCTGGTCGACGCCGTCCCCGAGACCTTCGTCGGCCACGAAATCGCCGTCGACGTTACCGACGGCGGCGAGGTCGAACTCGGTGGAGATAGCTTTACGGTCCAGGAGGGAGACCAGTCACTACCCGAGTACGTCGCCGTGTTCCTGATGGCACGCGGCCGCGCCGAGAAGGAGAAAGAATGA
- a CDS encoding GNAT family N-acetyltransferase, with protein MSVNIDSRVVAPGSDDFVDEAWQLKEEINRQEDVLKQRYGFFTDAYRRSKVYCYVQDEDLIGFAAVRRDGYILFLAVSPAHRGEGIGKRLIAHVADDHETITCHARTSNENALQFYEHLGFEIKRRIDNYYEDGGDAYYLKLGSDVGIADRITDLIRR; from the coding sequence GTGAGCGTCAACATCGACAGTCGCGTCGTCGCCCCGGGGAGTGACGACTTCGTCGACGAAGCCTGGCAGCTAAAGGAGGAAATCAACCGTCAGGAAGATGTGCTCAAGCAGCGGTACGGGTTCTTTACTGACGCGTACCGACGGTCGAAAGTCTACTGTTACGTACAGGACGAGGACCTCATCGGGTTTGCCGCCGTTCGACGTGACGGCTACATTCTCTTTCTGGCAGTGTCCCCGGCCCATCGCGGAGAAGGCATCGGGAAACGCCTCATCGCCCACGTCGCGGACGACCACGAGACGATCACGTGTCACGCCCGGACGAGCAACGAGAACGCGTTGCAGTTCTACGAACACCTCGGTTTCGAGATCAAACGGCGGATCGACAACTATTATGAAGACGGCGGCGACGCCTACTACCTGAAACTCGGCTCTGACGTCGGTATCGCCGACCGAATCACCGATCTCATTCGGCGCTGA
- a CDS encoding archease, with product MGFELRDHTADVAVSATGDSLETTFAAVADGLAAASCDEIPTGSGERFSLSVTAEGREALLFDYLDELIYLRDVRAELPVAHRVDSIDVESTDGTEEWSLEASARGVPLSEIDAREVKAVTYSEMSLERADDGGWEAYVVFDV from the coding sequence ATGGGATTCGAACTGCGCGACCACACGGCCGACGTTGCGGTCTCGGCAACTGGTGACTCACTCGAGACGACCTTCGCGGCAGTGGCCGACGGCCTCGCGGCCGCCTCCTGTGACGAGATCCCGACCGGAAGCGGTGAGCGCTTTTCGCTGTCCGTGACAGCCGAAGGCCGCGAGGCGCTGTTGTTCGACTATCTCGACGAACTGATCTACCTGCGCGATGTCCGAGCGGAACTCCCCGTCGCCCACCGCGTCGACTCGATCGACGTCGAGTCAACCGACGGCACCGAGGAGTGGTCGCTCGAGGCCAGCGCTCGCGGCGTCCCACTTTCCGAAATCGACGCCCGCGAGGTGAAGGCCGTGACCTACTCCGAGATGTCTCTCGAGCGCGCTGACGACGGGGGCTGGGAGGCCTACGTCGTCTTCGATGTCTAG
- a CDS encoding RtcB family protein, with amino-acid sequence MTTFDANGITLERVREHVWEIPQEGNMRAPARVLASEALLEEIKEDKTLEQIKNTTHLPGITNHAICMPDGHQGYGFPVGGVGALDAENGCISPGAVGYDINCGVRMMRTNLTYDDLKGHEEELVDSLFANIPSGLGGGGVVEAGVDTVDEILARGVDWALENGYAVEDDLLHCEDEGMREGAAPEKISQKAKDRGKNQIGSLGSGNHFLEVQRVTDIFDDEVGEAFGLSEDQIVVLIHCGSRGLGHQTCNDYLRKIEQQHQGLLNQLPDKELAAAPAGSQLAEDYYGAMNAAINFAWVNRQLIMHRTRQVFERVFDRSWEDMEMDLLYDVAHNIAKKETHTVDGEERELYVHRKGATRAFPAGHPEIPNAYRNVGQPVIIPGSMGAGSYVLRGGENSMDLTFGSTAHGAGRLMSRTQAKNEYWGGDVQQELEEQDQIYVKAQSGATVAEEAPGVYKDVDEVVRVSDELGIGDKVARTFPVCNIKG; translated from the coding sequence ATGACCACCTTCGACGCAAACGGCATCACGCTCGAGCGGGTACGCGAGCACGTCTGGGAGATCCCACAGGAAGGCAATATGCGCGCCCCCGCGCGGGTGCTTGCGAGCGAAGCGCTGCTCGAGGAGATCAAGGAAGACAAGACGCTCGAGCAGATCAAAAACACGACCCACCTGCCCGGCATCACGAACCACGCGATCTGTATGCCCGACGGACATCAGGGGTATGGCTTCCCGGTCGGTGGAGTCGGTGCGCTCGACGCCGAAAACGGTTGTATTTCGCCCGGAGCGGTCGGCTACGATATCAACTGTGGCGTCCGGATGATGCGGACGAACCTGACCTACGACGACCTCAAGGGCCACGAGGAAGAGCTCGTTGACTCTCTGTTTGCCAACATTCCGTCGGGGCTCGGCGGCGGCGGGGTCGTCGAGGCCGGCGTCGACACCGTCGACGAGATCCTCGCTCGCGGCGTCGACTGGGCGCTCGAGAACGGCTACGCGGTCGAAGACGACCTGCTGCACTGCGAGGACGAGGGGATGCGCGAGGGCGCAGCCCCAGAAAAGATCAGCCAGAAAGCCAAAGACCGCGGGAAGAACCAGATCGGCTCGCTGGGATCGGGGAATCACTTCCTCGAGGTCCAGCGCGTGACCGACATCTTCGACGATGAGGTCGGCGAGGCGTTCGGCCTCTCTGAAGACCAGATCGTCGTCCTGATCCACTGTGGCTCGCGCGGGCTGGGCCATCAGACCTGTAACGACTACCTGCGGAAGATCGAACAGCAACACCAGGGGCTGTTGAACCAGCTGCCGGACAAGGAACTCGCGGCCGCGCCCGCGGGCTCACAGCTGGCCGAGGACTACTACGGCGCGATGAACGCGGCGATCAACTTCGCGTGGGTCAACCGCCAGCTGATCATGCACCGCACGCGGCAGGTCTTCGAGCGCGTCTTCGACCGCTCGTGGGAGGACATGGAGATGGACCTGCTGTACGACGTGGCCCACAACATCGCGAAAAAGGAGACGCATACAGTCGACGGCGAAGAGCGCGAACTCTATGTCCACCGGAAGGGTGCGACGCGGGCGTTCCCCGCCGGCCATCCCGAGATCCCGAACGCCTACCGCAACGTTGGCCAGCCGGTGATCATCCCCGGCAGTATGGGTGCGGGCAGCTACGTCCTCCGTGGTGGCGAAAACTCGATGGATCTGACCTTTGGGTCGACTGCCCACGGCGCGGGGCGGCTAATGAGTCGGACCCAGGCCAAAAACGAGTACTGGGGTGGCGATGTCCAGCAGGAACTCGAGGAACAGGACCAAATCTACGTCAAGGCCCAATCAGGCGCGACGGTCGCCGAGGAAGCGCCAGGCGTCTACAAGGACGTCGACGAGGTCGTCCGCGTCTCGGACGAGCTGGGCATCGGCGACAAGGTCGCGCGGACGTTCCCCGTCTGTAACATCAAAGGCTAA
- a CDS encoding M20 family metallopeptidase: MTASEPEPGPESTAEQRIQEWARAHREDLSKYLLELVELETPTENPETFDDFFDRLAGDFHEAGLETERVPGEETGGQLEAWTPSQDDTDEIQLMIGHADTVWPRGTVEEDPPEIRDDVLEGPGSLDMKGGLTQAVFALHALDDLSLEPSLPVRVLVSSDEEIGSPESKSRIIELAKQANRVFVLEPASGPEGKIKTARKAVGHFTVTIEGKAAHAGLEPEEGASATEELGTVIHRLHELTDIDSGVTVNVGQVEAGLRSNVVAPNARAEVDVRAPTDEAAEAVSAEIRSLEATTPGTELTIDGGFGRPPMEPTAGNRLLWERVQTLGERLGLSLEGTRSGGASDGNDASQHAPTIDGFGAVGDGAHQTYEYVDLEALVDRVALLAACLHDEPLPTDHN, from the coding sequence ATGACCGCCTCGGAACCGGAGCCGGGGCCGGAATCTACCGCCGAACAGCGGATTCAGGAGTGGGCACGCGCCCATCGCGAGGACCTGTCGAAGTACCTCCTCGAGCTGGTCGAGTTGGAGACGCCCACGGAGAACCCAGAGACGTTCGACGACTTCTTCGATCGGCTGGCGGGTGACTTCCACGAGGCAGGCCTGGAAACCGAGCGCGTTCCGGGTGAGGAGACCGGCGGCCAGCTCGAGGCGTGGACGCCGAGCCAGGACGACACCGACGAGATCCAGCTCATGATCGGGCATGCGGACACCGTCTGGCCGCGGGGCACCGTCGAGGAGGACCCGCCCGAAATCCGCGACGACGTCCTCGAGGGCCCGGGGTCGCTCGATATGAAAGGCGGCCTGACACAGGCCGTTTTCGCGCTCCATGCCCTCGACGACCTTTCGCTCGAGCCGTCGCTGCCGGTTCGCGTCCTCGTCTCGAGCGACGAAGAGATCGGCAGCCCCGAATCCAAGTCCCGGATCATCGAGCTCGCCAAGCAAGCGAACCGGGTGTTCGTGCTCGAGCCCGCCAGCGGTCCGGAGGGCAAAATCAAGACCGCACGGAAAGCGGTCGGCCACTTCACGGTCACGATCGAGGGGAAGGCCGCCCACGCCGGACTCGAGCCCGAAGAGGGAGCCAGCGCGACGGAGGAGCTCGGCACCGTCATCCATCGGCTCCACGAACTCACCGACATCGACTCGGGCGTCACCGTCAACGTCGGGCAGGTGGAAGCAGGGCTGCGGTCGAACGTCGTCGCGCCGAACGCACGGGCCGAAGTCGATGTGCGCGCACCGACTGACGAGGCAGCCGAGGCCGTCTCGGCGGAGATCCGCTCGCTCGAGGCCACGACGCCGGGCACCGAACTGACGATCGACGGTGGGTTCGGGCGACCGCCGATGGAACCCACGGCGGGCAATCGCTTGCTCTGGGAGCGTGTCCAGACACTCGGGGAGCGACTTGGGCTCTCACTGGAAGGGACGCGCTCGGGTGGCGCAAGCGACGGGAACGACGCCAGCCAGCACGCCCCGACGATCGACGGGTTCGGCGCGGTCGGCGACGGCGCCCACCAGACCTACGAGTACGTCGACCTCGAGGCACTCGTCGACCGAGTTGCGCTGCTTGCTGCCTGTTTGCACGACGAACCGCTTCCAACCGACCACAATTAG
- a CDS encoding flavin reductase — translation MTLSNDPDLVTLQPDQLFFETLYTAAPLVIVGTRDEDGSDDLAPKHMAIPLGWADQFGFICTPEHGTYRNIERTGAFTVSYPRPDDILDASLAAAPRTAEGDKPSLTEIDTVDADAVDAPAVAGAYGVLECELDRIVAFDDGELVAGTVVGKHVHTDAYRSDDVEPETLLEQAPVLAHLYPDRFASINESQAFPFPEGFER, via the coding sequence ATGACTCTCTCGAACGATCCCGACCTCGTCACGCTGCAGCCGGATCAATTGTTCTTCGAGACGCTGTATACGGCGGCACCGCTGGTGATCGTCGGGACGCGTGACGAAGATGGCTCGGACGACCTGGCGCCGAAACACATGGCGATCCCGCTGGGCTGGGCGGACCAGTTCGGGTTCATCTGTACGCCCGAGCACGGAACCTACCGGAACATCGAGCGGACGGGAGCGTTTACCGTTAGCTATCCCCGGCCCGACGACATCCTCGACGCCAGCCTCGCCGCAGCACCCCGGACCGCTGAGGGCGACAAACCCTCGCTGACCGAAATCGACACGGTCGACGCCGACGCTGTCGACGCGCCCGCCGTGGCTGGTGCCTACGGCGTCCTCGAGTGCGAACTCGACCGGATCGTCGCGTTCGACGACGGCGAACTCGTCGCCGGTACGGTCGTCGGCAAACACGTCCATACCGACGCCTACCGCAGCGACGATGTCGAGCCCGAGACGCTGCTCGAGCAGGCCCCGGTGTTGGCACACCTCTACCCCGACCGGTTCGCTTCGATCAACGAAAGCCAGGCGTTCCCGTTCCCGGAGGGCTTCGAGCGATGA
- a CDS encoding helix-turn-helix domain-containing protein has translation MSTIAELAVPAAEVALRDTLEAVPDVDVAIERVVAADPGHVMPYVWFATDSSTLAAVDDALAADPSVDDATRLVARDDRSLYRVEWVDHVAVTVSLLTDAHATVLDAAVENTQWQFRMLFPDRAALSRTYEFATEQGLSIEILRIHRLEERRHGRYGLTDAQYESLVAALEAGYYEIPREMDMDELSDELDISHQALSERLRRAHRTLAKELVTTDDLS, from the coding sequence ATGAGTACCATCGCGGAACTCGCCGTCCCTGCCGCCGAGGTCGCACTTCGTGACACGCTCGAGGCGGTGCCCGACGTCGACGTGGCGATCGAACGCGTCGTCGCTGCCGATCCGGGCCACGTTATGCCGTACGTCTGGTTTGCTACCGATTCGTCGACGCTTGCAGCCGTCGACGACGCATTAGCAGCCGATCCGAGCGTCGACGACGCGACCCGGCTTGTCGCCCGTGACGACAGGTCACTGTACCGGGTCGAGTGGGTCGACCACGTCGCTGTCACGGTGTCTCTGTTGACCGACGCGCACGCGACGGTGCTCGACGCAGCCGTCGAGAACACCCAGTGGCAGTTCCGCATGCTCTTCCCCGACCGGGCGGCACTCTCACGTACCTACGAGTTCGCGACCGAGCAGGGACTCTCCATCGAAATCTTGCGTATCCATCGGCTCGAGGAGCGTCGCCACGGTCGATATGGGCTCACCGACGCCCAGTACGAATCGCTGGTCGCGGCCCTCGAGGCCGGCTACTACGAGATCCCCCGCGAGATGGACATGGACGAACTCTCGGACGAACTCGACATCTCCCATCAGGCGCTCTCCGAGCGGCTGCGCCGCGCCCATCGGACGCTCGCGAAGGAACTCGTCACTACCGACGATCTGTCCTGA
- the moaA gene encoding GTP 3',8-cyclase MoaA produces MLTDEFGREVTGVRVSLTDRCNFDCVYCHNEGLGDTRGPMDPADNEMTADDVVRFLEVAAEFDVDAVKFTGGEPLLRQDLEEIIARTPDQMEVSLTTNGSFLPDRAESLVDAGLERVNVSQDALDPADFAEITKSGAYEKVIEGVEAALSAGLDPVKLNMVVFEHTAGYVPKMVDHVAENDGLQLQLIEYMPELTGKPEWNIEIERVHGWLAEQADEIEHREMHDRKRYWVSNDDGEGRGMVEIVDPVENPTFCANCHRVRVTHEGYLKGCLNRNDDLKPMGEMTKPEIREAFREVVTNRVPYYGEYMIRNDEGEWELNEKYLEEYAEA; encoded by the coding sequence ATGCTCACCGACGAGTTCGGGCGGGAGGTAACTGGCGTCCGCGTCTCTCTCACTGATCGGTGTAATTTCGACTGTGTCTACTGTCACAACGAAGGGTTAGGCGACACCCGTGGGCCGATGGATCCAGCGGACAACGAGATGACCGCCGACGACGTCGTCCGCTTTCTCGAGGTCGCCGCCGAGTTCGACGTCGACGCAGTCAAGTTCACCGGCGGCGAGCCGCTGCTCCGACAGGACTTAGAGGAGATCATCGCACGCACACCGGATCAAATGGAAGTCTCGCTGACCACGAACGGTTCTTTTCTCCCCGACCGGGCCGAGAGCCTCGTCGACGCAGGGTTAGAGCGGGTCAACGTCTCTCAGGACGCACTCGATCCGGCGGATTTCGCCGAGATCACGAAAAGCGGAGCCTACGAGAAGGTCATCGAGGGGGTCGAGGCAGCGCTCTCCGCGGGGCTCGACCCGGTCAAACTCAACATGGTCGTCTTCGAACACACCGCAGGCTACGTCCCGAAGATGGTCGACCACGTCGCCGAAAACGACGGGCTCCAGCTGCAGTTGATCGAGTACATGCCCGAACTGACGGGCAAGCCCGAGTGGAACATCGAGATCGAACGGGTCCACGGCTGGCTGGCCGAACAGGCAGACGAGATCGAACATCGGGAGATGCACGATCGAAAGCGCTACTGGGTGAGCAACGACGATGGCGAGGGCCGGGGGATGGTCGAGATCGTCGACCCCGTCGAGAACCCGACGTTCTGTGCGAACTGCCATCGGGTTCGGGTCACCCACGAGGGCTACTTGAAGGGCTGTCTGAATCGCAACGACGATCTCAAACCGATGGGAGAGATGACCAAACCCGAGATCCGCGAGGCGTTCCGCGAGGTCGTCACCAACCGGGTCCCCTACTACGGCGAGTACATGATCCGAAACGACGAGGGAGAGTGGGAGTTAAACGAGAAGTACCTCGAGGAGTACGCCGAGGCCTGA
- a CDS encoding 30S ribosomal protein S13, whose amino-acid sequence MSAEEPQEQEDDEDLRYFVRIGQTDLDGTKSVERSLSEMNGIGRRTARLIAEEAGVDRTATFGRLDDDIIDEVVEVVENYANEVPDWLNNRQADFYTGETTHEIGNDLQLTRQHDINRMKMIDSYKGTRHKRGQKVRGQRTKSTGRTEGTIGVNVEEIREEQAEEAAGEEGEGE is encoded by the coding sequence ATGAGCGCGGAAGAACCTCAAGAACAAGAAGACGACGAAGATCTCCGTTACTTCGTCCGCATCGGGCAAACCGACCTCGATGGGACGAAGTCCGTCGAGCGCTCGCTCTCGGAGATGAACGGGATCGGTCGCCGGACCGCCCGACTCATCGCCGAGGAAGCGGGCGTCGACCGAACGGCGACGTTCGGCCGACTCGACGACGACATCATCGACGAGGTCGTCGAGGTCGTCGAAAACTACGCCAACGAAGTCCCGGACTGGCTCAACAACCGCCAGGCGGACTTCTACACCGGCGAGACGACCCACGAGATCGGCAACGATCTTCAGTTGACTCGACAGCACGACATCAACCGGATGAAGATGATCGACTCCTACAAGGGCACGCGCCACAAGCGCGGCCAGAAGGTCCGCGGGCAGCGAACCAAGTCCACCGGTCGGACGGAGGGCACCATCGGAGTCAACGTCGAAGAGATCCGCGAAGAACAGGCCGAAGAGGCTGCCGGCGAAGAGGGTGAGGGCGAATAA